Part of the Zygotorulaspora mrakii chromosome 2, complete sequence genome, TCCGCATCATTTCTTAATTGCAGCCCAGTCGTTCAGCTTGTGCTTGTTCCTAGCAACCTCAAAGGCATAGAACTGTATCCTAACGACAAAACATGTGCTGTGTTGGCCGTACTCTTCACTTGCATCAGTTCTCAGAAGAGTACCAAAGTTATAATCTTCAACTTTAGTCTCAAATACTTTGCAGAATTGTCTCCATCTTTCTTTAGCTTCTTTCGTTTTGAGTTCTTCTTcactgaattttttgatcctCTCGACATCTCTATATTCTGGGAAATGCTCCATAAATGTCTCGTATATTTCGTCATCGAGCTTTGTTAGGCGCAGTTTTGAGCCTGGAATCTTGGTAAGTAGACCCCAGTACGTTTCAGCCTGCTCAACAGC contains:
- the CHP1 gene encoding ribosome-associated Tef1p biogenesis chaperone CHP1 (similar to Saccharomyces cerevisiae YPL225W; ancestral locus Anc_6.249); translation: MSLNTFDPEKADNLEDIERQFAVVAVEQAETYWGLLTKIPGSKLRLTKLDDEIYETFMEHFPEYRDVERIKKFSEEELKTKEAKERWRQFCKVFETKVEDYNFGTLLRTDASEEYGQHSTCFVVRIQFYAFEVARNKHKLNDWAAIKK